The Thermomonospora curvata DSM 43183 DNA segment TGTGCAGCGGCTCGGCCGGCGCCATCACCGAGACCGTGGAGGTGTAGACGGGGGCGGTGGTCATCGTCCGCAGCAGCCCCAGGGCGGTGCCCAGCAGCACCGCCCCCACGATCACCAGGGCCTGCCGCCGCAGCAGCGAGGTGTAGTACGTCAGCGGGACCACATCGGGTCCCGCCTGCGCGCGGCGGCCGGCCCGGCTCTTCATCGCCGCCAAGGCGGTACGGTCCCCAGCATCTCGGCCAGCTTCTCGTCATAGGGCTCGAAGTGTTTCCTGAGCCGCTCCTGCAGCGCCTTCGGCAGGGCCGAGCCGGGACGGGCGTTGTGCCGTTCGAAGGAGGAGGGCCGCCAGGACGGCAGCCCCAGGTAGTCGATGATCCGGTCGTAGACGGACGCCGGATCGGCGAAGAAGTCCTCGGCGAACAGCACCAGCACCCGTTCCCGCCCGAACAGGGCGAACAACACCTCCAGCTGCTCGCAGTATTGACCGCGGTCCAGGTAAGAGTGGTGCCGGTGGCTGTGGCTCAGGTAAGTCGGGTCGGCCTTGATCCGCTCGACCTCCCCGGCCAGCCGCTGCGGCTCCAGTTCCAGGGCGCGTTCAAAGGACTGCTCGGTTTCAAAACCCCGGGCCAGTTCGTGCTTGTAGGCCGAGTAGGCCCGCTCGACCGGGTCGCGCAGAATCGCGATCAATTTCACACCCGGCAGATCCTGGGCGATCCGATGGGGCGCCAGCGGGTGGTGCATGTAATAGCCGGCGGATTCGAAGGCCAGCGGGCGTGTCCCGGCGGGCGCGCGCCGGTAGGCCGTCGCCCGCAACGGGAAATGCCCGCGGTACCAGTTGAAACCGCGGTGGTAATTGACGTCGAAGTAATGCACGCCCTTGTGGAAGTTGGGCTGGACGATGGCCGGATGGGCGGCCAGCGCGCGAAACAGCGACGTGGTGCCGCCGCGCTGGGTGCCCACCAGCAGGAAGTCGGGGATCATCCGGCCCTTGGCGGTCAGCCGCCCGCCCGTTCTGGAGATGGCGCGGCCGCTTTCCTTGACCCACTGCGGGGCGTCACGTCGCGAGATCACCTCACGCTCCCGTCATGCGCTCCGCCGGCCCGCTCGGCCAGCAGATCCAGCAACCGGTCGGCCGTCGGCCGCAGCGGGTCCCCGATCGGTTCCTGCGCGGCCAGCTGGTACCGACGGCACAGCTCCAGCAGGTACAGCTCCAAGGTGGCCAGGGCGGTCCGCCCGGTCAGCCCCAGCGGGGCCAGGCAGGCCACGGCGCCGGCCGGCCAGGTGCCATAGGGGTCGGCGCCCTTGGCCCGCGACGCCTCCTGCAGCCGGTAGTGCAGCAGGTCGAAACCGTTGGGCACGTCACGGGAGAACCGCTCCCAGTCCCACAGCTGCACCCGTCCCCGATGCCAGGCCATGTTCCACGGCGTCCAGTCGCCGTGCCAGGCGCCGAAGTCCAGCTCCACATCGCCGTAGGCGCTCTCGACGCGCTTGATCACCTCGGCCAGCCGCTCGGCCCGGCGCCCGTCCGCCACCTGGGCGGGCACTTCGGTCATCGCGGCCCAGAACGTGCTGTCGGCCAGCGCGGCGCGGCGGACCTCCACCGCGCCGAACACCGTGCGCATGGCCGCCAGCGGGACCGTGCGCCGCGGCCGCCAGCCGAGGGCGGAAGTGTGCAGCGCCGACAGCACCAGCAGCCCCCGGCCCTGCCAGTCGCCCAGGTGCAGCACCTCGGGGACGGTGACGCCGGGAAGGCTGCGGGTGCTCAGGTAGCGCAGCGCGGCGGCCTCCTGCGCGATGAGCGCGCGGGCGGTGGAGGTGTCGCCGACCTTGACGAAGGCCAGCGCGCGGCCTTGCGGGGTCAGGACGTGCAGGATGGGCTTGCGGTTGGCGCGGGCGGTGCCCAGGCCGACGCTGACCAGCACCCGCCGGCCGAGCAGCTCGCTCAGCCGGTCCTCCACCGACTCCCCGCCCCCGTCGATGCGCAGCCGGTCGCGCAGCGCCCGCTGCGGCCCCCCGCTGCGCAGCGCCAGCGCGCTCACGCTGCGCGAGATCCGCTGCCGGAGGCCCAGATCGTGGCTGTAGCGCCGCAGCGCCGCCGCCGAGGCGGCCGCGCTCTCCACCGGCAGCAGCAGCCGCGGCCGCGCGGCGTTGGGCAAAAAGGCCAGTTCCCGGCGGCCGGCCGCAACCGGGTCGGCGCTCGTCGTCACCCGCACCGACGCGCCGGGCCACAGCTCGGCCACGGCGTCCACCCAGGCCTGATCGACGCTCACCGGACCCTCTCCAGCACCGGCAGGACGGGGTTGTCCCGTTTGGCGCGCCACATGAGCGCCACCGCCACCATCACCGTGTACAGCGGTACCTCCACCAGGTCGTAGGTGAATAGGAAAAGACCGCACGACAGCAGCACGCAACAGCCGGCCAGGGAATAGGCCGACCGGTCCCGCCAGTGCCGGACGAACCGGAGCGTGAAGAACGCCAGGAACGCCACGGTGCCGACCAGGCCGTGCGCGAAGATCAGCAACCACAGGTGGCCCTGGGTGCCCAGCGGAGGAGGGGCGCACGCTTTGCACCCGGGGCGTTCCCCGCCGGCCACGGAGTCCAGGTCGCCCTCCACGTCCCTGGTGGAGCCGAAGCCCAGCAGCGGCGATCCGGTCCACGCGCTTTTGACCGTCTCGACGGCCAGCAGCGTCCGCCGGGTGTTGCTGTGCGGGTTGTCCAGCCGGGACTGCACCATGCCGGGCAGCGGCGAGGCCGCGATGATCAGCGCGCCGGCGCACAACCCGGCGATGGTCCAGCCCAGCACCCGGGCGCCGCCGATGGCGACCAGCCTGATGAGGCCGAACACCCCGATCAGGATCAGCGCCCCCCACAGGCCCCGGTTGAGCGAGTAGACGACCGGCCACAGCGAGGCGATCAAAATCACACAGCCGGCGATCCGCCGCCTGCCGCGGGCGCGCACGATCCAGGTGAGGACGAAGAACGGCAGGAAGAAGGCGTAGGCGGCGCCCCAGGTGTTGGAGTAGGCGAAGGGCGCCATGGGGCGGGACTGCTCAAAGCCCAGGATCGTCGACACGTCGGCGACCTTGGGATGGATGGCGTCCCGCAGGAAGGCGTTGGAGGCCAGGCCGTGCGGCAGCAGCATCTCCATCAGGGAGGTGAGCTGCAGGGTTGGCCAGAACGTGCCGACCAGCCCGCCGACCGTGGTCACGATGAACATGAAGCCCAGCAGGCGGCCGACCCTGCCGGTGGGCAGCTCTTCTTCGCTGCTGTTGCAGATGTAGAGCAGCACCACCGTGAACGACAGGTACCAGACCATCCGCCAGCCGAAGACCAGCAGCCGGGTGATGCCGCCTTCGGGAGAGGCGCCGGGGGCGTGCACCCACAGCACGGTGACGCCCAGCAGAACCCAGACGATGAAGAACAGCCACAGGCCGAATCCCGCGGGGGCCACAAGGGTGTTTCTGCGGCGCCACAGAAACATGGCCATGGGCACGGTCATCGCCATGAAGACGATGTGACCCAAACCCAGCAGCCACCACAGCGGATACCCCAGGAAGATCACACTCAGTGGCCATCCGGTGGGCAACCGCCACGGCAGGAGTGGCCGCGACGGCGTCAACGTGGATGTCACGTTCGCTCCAGATGTGCCCTGGCAGGGGGGTGAGATAAGAACGTTAGCGGTTCCCTGGTCTGCCGCGTGTGTCCAGCGATACCTTATGCGCCACGTAGGTGTGGGTGTACTCGGCTATATGAGTGGATCGGCCATCGGGGGTGCAGGCCGAGAACACATGGGGCGCCGGGCTGGATGTGCCCGGTAGGAACGACATGAGGAGCGCTATGCGCTTGCGAAAAGCTGTGTCGGTCATGGCCGGGCTGGCCATGGCCACGGGTGCGCTGGTGGGCGTGCCCACTGTGGCGCAGGCCAGTCCGGCCACCGGAGAACCGCACAACCGGATCGTCTCCGACGACCCGGTGGACTACACCCCGCAGATCCAGGACGGGTCGGTCAAGTCCATCGTC contains these protein-coding regions:
- a CDS encoding sulfotransferase domain-containing protein — protein: MISRRDAPQWVKESGRAISRTGGRLTAKGRMIPDFLLVGTQRGGTTSLFRALAAHPAIVQPNFHKGVHYFDVNYHRGFNWYRGHFPLRATAYRRAPAGTRPLAFESAGYYMHHPLAPHRIAQDLPGVKLIAILRDPVERAYSAYKHELARGFETEQSFERALELEPQRLAGEVERIKADPTYLSHSHRHHSYLDRGQYCEQLEVLFALFGRERVLVLFAEDFFADPASVYDRIIDYLGLPSWRPSSFERHNARPGSALPKALQERLRKHFEPYDEKLAEMLGTVPPWRR
- a CDS encoding phosphotransferase, which encodes MSVDQAWVDAVAELWPGASVRVTTSADPVAAGRRELAFLPNAARPRLLLPVESAAASAAALRRYSHDLGLRQRISRSVSALALRSGGPQRALRDRLRIDGGGESVEDRLSELLGRRVLVSVGLGTARANRKPILHVLTPQGRALAFVKVGDTSTARALIAQEAAALRYLSTRSLPGVTVPEVLHLGDWQGRGLLVLSALHTSALGWRPRRTVPLAAMRTVFGAVEVRRAALADSTFWAAMTEVPAQVADGRRAERLAEVIKRVESAYGDVELDFGAWHGDWTPWNMAWHRGRVQLWDWERFSRDVPNGFDLLHYRLQEASRAKGADPYGTWPAGAVACLAPLGLTGRTALATLELYLLELCRRYQLAAQEPIGDPLRPTADRLLDLLAERAGGAHDGSVR